A genomic stretch from Lathyrus oleraceus cultivar Zhongwan6 chromosome 2, CAAS_Psat_ZW6_1.0, whole genome shotgun sequence includes:
- the LOC127123157 gene encoding transcription factor GTE12-like, whose protein sequence is MSDNIKPSSLEPSMSHNTKPSSSTAPNTNPSNTQPRKKLNKNSHQLSYPPGSRKRDSDSCATDENKRRKIQDSVKPTVSCYWVDSNYQTKSTVLSQPKNNGNVVENKKIIKNQVSNTTPLSQPKDNDNVVEDKKMIKNQVSKTTPLSQPKDNDNVVEDKKMIMNQVSKTTPLSQPKDNMKDSTTRGKECGLKKAMECVKRRQCWLILKRMLVDRDGWDLKDPPKIAKSNKCKIKAIGLKEIERKMRLYATEDEFASDMRLVFSNAMVMYPPRNHIYQIAKKFSDTFEHKWKSLKNTWELEDTKRSNTQKRY, encoded by the coding sequence ATGTCCGACAACATCAAACCTTCTTCCTTAGAACCATCCATGTCACATAACACCAAACCTTCTTCCTCAACAGCACCCAACACTAACCCTTCGAACACACAACCTCGTAAAAAACTTAACAAAAACTCTCATCAGCTCAGTTATCCTCCTGGTTCAAGAAAACGCGATTCAGATTCTTGTGCCACAGATGAAAACAAGAGAAGGAAGATTCAAGATTCTGTAAAACCAACCGTATCCTGTTATTGGGTTGATTCAAATTATCAAACCAAATCAACAGTTTTGTCTCAACCAAAGAATAATGGCAATGTTGTTGAAAACAAGAAGATCATCAAGAACCAAGTTTCCAACACGACACCTTTGTCTCAACCAAAGGATAATGACAATGTTGTTGAAGACAAGAAGATGATCAAGAACCAAGTTTCCAAAACAACACCTTTATCTCAACCAAAGGATAATGACAATGTTGTTGAAGACAAGAAGATGATCATGAACCAAGTTTCCAAAACAACACCTTTGTCTCAACCAAAGGATAACATGAAGGATTCAACAACGAGAGGTAAAGAATGTGGGTTGAAGAAAGCGATGGAGTGTGTTAAGAGGAGGCAATGTTGGTTGATATTGAAGAGGATGTTGGTAGACAGAGATGGTTGGGATTTGAAAGATCCTCCAAAAATAGCAAAGTCTAATAAGTGTAAGATAAAGGCAATAGGTTTGAAGGAAATAGAGAGAAAAATGAGATTGTATGCAACAGAGGATGAGTTTGCTAGCGACATGAGACTTGTGTTCTCTAATGCAATGGTAATGTATCCTCCAAGGAATCATATTTACCAAATTGCAAAAAAGTTTAGTGACACTTTTGAACACAAATGGAAGTCATTGAAGAATACGTGGGAACTTGAGGATACAAAAAGAAGCAACACTCAAAAGAGATACTAA